Proteins co-encoded in one Cytophaga hutchinsonii ATCC 33406 genomic window:
- a CDS encoding T9SS type A sorting domain-containing protein: MILQQYPAWIFFVELESPVSDLTVLQLEIDYIQLGSYVDWAFNTITGNIFNDNNGDCQFNSTDNPVKHSLVKALPGPYYAYTDENGFYELKVDTLNTSYTVSYTTDSEATLIEKICPASGMYSVSTPKGKSTYCCHDFAQKIKQCAVLKIDINSDRRRRCFKGFTYVNYQNVGNINSSQAQIKVVYPEFVKPISSTPAWTSKVGDTLYYTVGLVAPYSQQTITIIDSVICGIESIRSLTQCTQAMISPANACLYEDIDWNNSDVIVRGKCDMGIAKFTILNGGSGDMPDSTAFRVYTNDTLISTQKFALRSQEYFQVQLPAYGKVIRLEADQSANHPAFNTIPRVSLEGCVTNQALLQSAYKGIAMNTPLNNDFVSSTSCMQITDSYDPNDKAVFPVGQSERNYISAGTKLNYTIRFENTGSDDAYTVVVVDTLDSDLDASTFLAGSSSHSYSIKREVIDDREIVTFQFTDINLSPKKVDSIKSQGFIKFSISTRPDVANGMLIENEANIFFDYNSAIVTNKVSQTIGEYIEEKPELGSIVSKTPVNNITTGLTSKTNTKDLILLYPNPVSESITIKFPRETIESTINVYTIDGATVLTQRLGAVKESRIILQQLPQGIYYYSIADSSGLNQHGKIIKQ; encoded by the coding sequence TTGATTCTTCAGCAATATCCGGCATGGATTTTTTTTGTAGAATTAGAATCTCCTGTTTCCGATTTAACGGTACTGCAACTTGAAATAGATTATATTCAACTGGGCAGTTATGTTGATTGGGCTTTCAATACAATAACAGGAAATATTTTTAATGACAATAATGGTGACTGTCAATTTAATTCCACAGACAATCCGGTAAAGCATAGTTTGGTAAAAGCCTTGCCTGGCCCATACTACGCTTATACAGATGAAAATGGTTTTTATGAATTAAAGGTAGATACATTAAATACTTCATATACGGTATCGTACACTACAGATTCAGAAGCAACGCTTATTGAAAAAATATGTCCTGCATCTGGTATGTACTCCGTATCAACACCTAAAGGAAAATCAACCTATTGCTGCCATGATTTCGCTCAGAAAATAAAACAATGTGCGGTATTAAAGATAGATATTAACAGCGATAGAAGAAGACGGTGTTTTAAAGGTTTTACGTATGTGAATTACCAGAATGTTGGTAATATTAATTCGTCACAGGCACAAATAAAAGTGGTATACCCTGAATTTGTAAAACCAATAAGCAGCACACCAGCCTGGACAAGCAAAGTTGGTGACACGTTGTATTATACTGTAGGGCTTGTTGCTCCATATTCACAACAGACAATAACAATTATTGATTCGGTTATTTGTGGAATTGAAAGTATCCGGTCATTAACTCAATGTACACAGGCTATGATCTCCCCTGCCAATGCATGCTTATACGAAGACATAGACTGGAATAATTCAGATGTTATTGTGAGAGGTAAGTGTGATATGGGTATTGCTAAATTTACCATTCTTAACGGAGGATCGGGAGATATGCCTGATAGTACAGCATTCAGGGTATATACAAATGACACCTTAATTTCTACACAAAAATTTGCCTTAAGGTCACAGGAATATTTTCAGGTTCAATTACCAGCTTATGGAAAAGTTATTCGCTTAGAAGCTGATCAGTCTGCAAACCACCCGGCATTTAACACCATTCCGAGAGTTTCGTTAGAAGGCTGTGTAACGAATCAGGCATTATTACAGAGCGCGTATAAAGGTATTGCAATGAATACCCCGTTAAATAATGATTTTGTGTCGTCAACATCGTGTATGCAAATTACGGATAGCTATGATCCAAATGATAAGGCCGTATTCCCTGTGGGGCAATCAGAAAGGAATTATATAAGTGCAGGAACAAAACTGAATTATACTATTCGTTTTGAAAATACAGGAAGTGATGACGCCTATACGGTGGTTGTAGTTGATACACTAGATTCAGATTTAGACGCTTCAACTTTTTTAGCAGGAAGTTCAAGCCACTCCTACTCGATTAAAAGAGAAGTGATTGATGACAGAGAGATTGTTACGTTTCAGTTTACTGATATTAATTTATCACCTAAAAAAGTTGATAGCATCAAATCTCAAGGCTTTATTAAATTTTCAATTTCTACCAGGCCGGATGTAGCGAATGGAATGCTGATTGAAAATGAGGCAAACATATTTTTTGATTACAATTCAGCCATTGTTACCAATAAGGTTTCACAAACCATTGGTGAGTATATAGAAGAAAAGCCGGAACTGGGAAGTATTGTTTCAAAAACTCCTGTAAATAATATTACTACCGGACTTACATCTAAAACAAATACAAAGGATCTTATTCTTCTCTACCCAAATCCAGTAAGCGAAAGCATTACAATCAAATTCCCGAGAGAGACAATAGAATCTACTATAAATGTTTATACAATAGATGGTGCAACTGTATTAACACAGCGTTTAGGTGCTGTTAAAGAAAGCAGGATCATATTACAACAATTGCCGCAAGGTATCTATTATTACAGCATAGCAGATTCAAGTGGTTTGAACCAGCACGGTAAAATAATAAAACAATAG